AACATGAGCCGGCGTTCCTGCTCCTTTTCGGAGAGCACTCGAGCTGCCTGTTGATAGCGTCGGAATTCGTCGAGTATTTGGTCAAGCGTTACGGTCGGTGTTGAGAGATCTTCTTCTGCTTTCGGCGGCAGAAGCCGGCGCATTTTTAGGCGCAAGAGGACCCCGGCCATGACGAGGAAGTCGGCCGCGGCCTCGAGATTCAGGTCAACCGCGGCTCGCACAAATCCAAGGAAGTCGTCGGTCAGTCGGCCAACGGGGATATCCAGAACGTCGAGTTCATTCTTGCGCACAAGGTAAAGGAGAAGCTCGACCGGGCCTTCGAATAGCTCTAGCCGCACAGTAGGCGGAAAGTCATAGCGTCGGTGATCCTGGCTGGTCATTCTTTCTATAGTTCTACTAGCCGATACGCACGGGAACCGGTACCATTTCTTTCACAGGCCTCAAGCAAAGTCTCAGGGTGGAGGTGCGGGTAGAGGTTCCGCAGCCCAGGGCTGATGCGGTCGAATGCTGCCTGCTCGCAGGCTACAGGGTCAAGTGAAGCGAATACGCCGGCGTCGGGCATGAACGGCTTCTCGGTCTGTGGATAGCAGTCACAGTTCGGTGTTAGCTTCAGGCAGAAATTGAAGTGAAATACCTTTCGACCTGAGAGCACAGCCCGACAGTACTCAGCCATCTTGAGCTGAACCAGTTCTGAGGCAGCGTTCCAA
This portion of the candidate division WOR-3 bacterium genome encodes:
- a CDS encoding segregation/condensation protein A; the encoded protein is MTSQDHRRYDFPPTVRLELFEGPVELLLYLVRKNELDVLDIPVGRLTDDFLGFVRAAVDLNLEAAADFLVMAGVLLRLKMRRLLPPKAEEDLSTPTVTLDQILDEFRRYQQAARVLSEKEQERRLMFPRPLVVLRDEAATQEEIMVLTLAFRRLLARLKPDRLVEVAPVRIRFEDKLAELRAFLHDRTKADFEEALASNTITELIIMFICVLELVRLGEIRIFQEEQFGRITLELRTETAGTVDSRDTETHIA